A window from Lates calcarifer isolate ASB-BC8 linkage group LG7_2, TLL_Latcal_v3, whole genome shotgun sequence encodes these proteins:
- the aox6 gene encoding aldehyde oxidase 6 has protein sequence MSAGKEGDTLCFFINGKKVTENHADPETMLLSFLREKLRLTGTKYGCGGGGCGACTVMVSRYQPATKTIIHYSANACLLPLCQLHGAAVITVEGIGSTKTRIHPVQERIAKAHGSQCGFCTPGMVMSMYALLRNKPQPTMEDITQALAGNLCRCTGYRPIVDGCRTFCQETNCCQANGVGNCCLNGANNADEPEHEKPQLFDKDDFLPLDPTQELIFPPELILMAEMANPQTLTFCGERMTWVSPTSLEELVQLKTSNPKAPLVMGNTNIGPDMRFKGVQHPLIISPTRVTELFEVTQTPQGVCLGAGCSLSEVRSLLEKLVPQLPEEKTELFKALIQQLGNLGSQQIRNVASLGGNIMSAYPNSDLNPILAAGNSKVSVISSGGRREVPLNQDFFVSFGKTILKPEEILVSVFIPFSRKGEFVRAFRQAPRKESSFATVTTGMRVFFSEGSRVVQDISIYYGGMGPTTVSAAKTCAAIVARPWDDETLSRAYDILLDELALPPSAPGGKVEFRRSLTLSFLFKFNLEVLQKLREMNVITDELPEKMQIKPLPREIQRSLQEFQHVSKGQSNQDPVGRPIMHRSAISQATGEAVYCDDIPKTDGELFLALVTSSRAHAKITGLDVSEALQLPGVVDVITSKDIPGKKVRSMFGYHEELLAESKVSCIGQMVCAVVADTRAHAKRGAAAVKISYEDLPDPVFTIEEAVEKSSFFEPLRMIERGNVTEAFKSVDQVYEGEMRMGGQEHFYMETQSMLVVPVGEETEFNVYVSTQWPTLTQDAVAETLDIPSNRVTCHVKRIGGAFGGKVTKTSILASITSVAAWKTNHAVRCVLERGEDMLITGGRHPILGKYKVGFMNDGRIVAADIQYFTNAGNTVDESVLVVEKILLHMDNTYNIPNLRGRAAACRTNLPSNTAFRGFGVPQSIMVVENMVNDVAVVLGRPPDQVREINMYKGLSVTHYKFEFSPENMLRCWEECKAKSDYSARRRAIDQFNQQSRWKKRGMSLIPIKYGIAFAESFLNQAAALVHIYKDGSVLVNHGGTEMGQGIHTKIQQVASRELHIPPSKIYISETSTNTVPNTCPSAASFGTDANGMAVKNACQTLYQRLEPLRQKDPKGSWESWVRAAFFEKISLSATGFHRGPDLYMDWDKMEGQPYAYYTFGACCCEVELDCLTGDYRTVKTDIVVDIGRSLNPSVDIGQIEGAFMQGLGLYTLEELKFSPSGLLYTRGPSQYKIPAVCDMPLQFNVYLLSDSHNPHAIYSSKGIGEPVLFLGSSVFFAIKDAVAAARSESGLVGPFSLDSPATPERACLACASRFTQKIPDSKPGSFKPRALNI, from the exons ATGTCAGCGGGGAAAGAAGGAGACACTTTATGCTTCTTTATCAACGGCAAAAAG GTAACAGAGAACCATGCCGACCCTGAGACGATGCTGTTATCCTTCCTCAGAGAGAAAC TGCGGTTAACTGGGACCAAGTACGGCTGCGGCGGTGGAGGCTGCGGGGCGTGCACGGTCATGGTGTCTCGCTATCAGCCTGCCACCAAAACCATCAT ACATTACTCAGCCAACGCCTGCCTCCTGCCGCTCTGTCAGCTCCACGGAGCTGCAGTCATCACGGTGGAGGGCATCGGCAGCACCAAGACCAGGATCCACcctgtacag gagCGAATAGCGAAAGCTCATGGCTCCCAGTGCGGCTTCTGCACTCCAGGGATGGTGATGTCCATGTATGCTCTGCTGAGGAACAAACCTCAACCAACCATGGAGGACATCACCCAGGCTCTGGCTG GTAATCTGTGTCGCTGTACTGGATATCGCCCTATTGTTGACGGCTGCAGGACCTTCTGTCAG gaaacaaactgcTGCCAAGCCAATGGAGTCGGAAACTGTTGCCTCAATGGAGCGAACAATGCTGATGAACCAGAGCAT GAAAAGCCACAGTTGTTTGACAAGGATGATTTTCTGCCACTAGACCCGACACAGGAGCTGATCTTCCCTCCTGAACTGATT CTGATGGCAGAGATGGCGAACCCACAGACTCTCACCTTCTGTGGGGAGAGGATGACCTGGGTGTCCCCCACCTCTCTGGAGGAGCTGGTCCAGCTGAAGACCAGTAACCCTAAAGCTCCACTGGTGATGGGCAACACCAACATAG GTCCAGACATGAGGTTCAAAGGTGTCCAGCATCCACTGATAATATCTCCAACCAGAGTTACGGAGCTGTTTGAGGTCACCCAGACACCACAGG gtgtttgtttGGGAGCAGGCTGCAGTCTGTCCGAGGTTCGGTCTCTTTTGGAGAAGCTGGTTCCTCAGCTTCCAGAGGAGAAGACCGAACTCTTCAAGGCCCTGATCCAGCAGCTGGGGAACCTGGGAAGCCAGCAGATCCGTAATGTTGCT TCTCTTGGAGGTAACATCATGAGCGCGTACCCTAATTCAGACCTGAATCCTATTCTGGCTGCTGGGAACAGCAAAGTGAGCGTCATTTCCAGCG GAGGAAGACGAGAGGTTCCTCTCAATCAGGACTTCTTTGTGAGCTTTGGGAAAACCATCCTGAAACCGGAAGAGATCCTCGTCTCTGTCTTCATTCCCTTTTCCAGAAAG gGTGAGTTTGTCCGAGCTTTCCGTCAGGCTCCGAGGAAGGAGAGCTCTTTTGCCACCGTGACGACAGGGATGAGAGTGTTTTTCTCTGAGGGATCTAGAGTGGTTCAGGACATTAGTATTTACTATGGAGGAATGGGACCGACCACCGTCAGCGCTGCCAAAACCTGCGCAGCTATTGTCGCAAG GCCGTGGGACGATGAAACCCTCAGCCGAGCCTATGACATCCTCCTGGACGAGTTGGCCCTGCCTCCTTCGGCCCCGGGAGGAAAAGTAGAGTTTCGGCGCTCCCTGACTCTCAGCTTCCTCTTCAAATTTAACCTGGAGGTCCTGCAGAAGCTCAGAGAAATG AATGTGATCACAGATGAGCTTCCTGAGAAGATGCAGATCAAGCCTTTACCCAGAGAGATCCAACGCAGCCTGCAGGAGTTCCAg CATGTGTCAAAGGGCCAGAGCAACCAGGACCCAGTGGGACGTCCCATCATGCATCGCTCTGCCATCAGCCAGGCCACAGGTGAAGCCGTCTACTGTGATGACATCCCCAAAACAGACGGGGAGCTCTTCCTGGCTCTGGTCACGAGCTCTCGGGCACACGCTAAGATCAC AGGGCTGGATGTGAGCGAGGCTCTGCAGCTGCCTGGTGTTGTCGATGTCATCACTTCCAAAGATATTCCTGGGAAGAAAGTCCGTTCAATGTTTGGCTATCACGAGGAGCTGCTTGCTGAGTCCAAG GTGTCGTGCATCGGTCAGATGGTATGTGCGGTGGTTGCTGACACCAGGGCGCACGCCAAACGAGGCGCAGCAGCTGTGAAGATCAGCTACGAAGACCTGCCGGACCCTGTTTTCACCATAGAG GAAGCTGTTGAAAAGTCGTCTTTCTTTGAGCCACTGAGGATGATCGAGAGAGGAAATGTAACTGAGGCCTTTAAGAGTGTTGATCAGGTTTATGAGG GAGAGATGCGAATGGGTGGACAGGAGCATTTCTACATGGAGACTCAGAGCATGCTGGTTGTTCCTGTCGGTGAAGAGACAGAGTTCAATGTTTACGTCTCCACACAGTGGCCAACTTTAACTCAG GATGCAGTTGCAGAGACGCTTGACATCCCGTCCAACAGAGTCACGTGTCATGTCAAAAGGATCGGCGGAGCGTTTGGAGGAAAGGTCACTAAAACCTCCATTCTGGCTTCTATCACCTCTGTGGCTGCATGGAA GACCAATCATGCAGTCCGCTGTGTTCTGGAGCGAGGGGAGGACATGTTGATTACAGGAGGGCGTCACCCCATCCTGGGAAAGTACAAG GTGGGCTTCATGAATGATGGAAGGATCGTGGCTGCAGATATCCAGTACTTCACCAATGCTGGCAACACTGTGGATGAATCTGTTCTG GTGGTTGAGAAGATTCTGCTTCACATGGACAACACCTACAACATCCCCAACCTGCGAGGCCGTGCCGCCGCCTGCAGGACCAACCTGCCTTCCAACACCGCCTTCAGGGGCTTCGGCGTGCCCCAAAGCATCATGGTTGTGGAGAACATGGTCAACGATGTGGCTGTGGTGCTGGGACGCCCTCCAGACCAG GTGCGGGAGATCAACATGTACAAGGGGCTGTCAGTCACCCACTACAAGTTTGAGTTCAGCCCAGAGAACATGCTGCGCTGCTGGGAGGAATGTAAGGCCAAGTCTGACTACAGCGCCCGCCGCAGAGCCATCGACCAGTTCAACCAGCAGAGCCGCtggaagaagagagggatgTCCCTCATTCCTATTAAATATGGCATCGCGTTTGCTGAGAGCTTCTTAAATCAG GCTGCAGCTCTGGTCCACATCTATAAAGACGGCTCTGTTCTGGTCAATCATGGGGGGACGGAGATGGGCCAGGGAATCCACACTAAAATCCAGCAG GTTGCAAGCCGAGAGCTTCATATCCCGCCCTCTAAGATCTACATCAGTGAAACCAGCACCAACACTGTTCCCAACACCTGCCCCTCTGCTGCTTCCTTTGGCACTGATGCCAACGGCATGGCAGTCAAG AACGCCTGCCAGACTCTGTACCAGCGACTGGAGCCATTGAGGCAGAAGGATCCTAAAGGATCATGGGAGAGTTGG GTCAGGGCAGCGTTTTTTGAGAAAATCAGTTTATCTGCTACTGGATTCCACAG AGGTCCAGACCTTTACATGGACTGGGACAAGATGGAGGGTCAGCCTTATGCATACTACACGTTCGGAGCGTGTTGCTGTGAGGTGGAGCTGGACTGCCTCACAGGAGACTACAGG acTGTGAAGACGGACATTGTGGTCGACATCGGCAGGAGTCTGAACCCCTCTGTGGACATTGGGCAG ATTGAAGGAGCGTTCATGCAGGGTTTGGGTCTGTACACCCTGGAGGAGTTAAAGTTTTCCCCCTCTGGGCTCCTGTACACTCGCGGCCCGTCTCAGTATAAGATCCCCGCAGTGTGTGACATGCCGCTTCAATTCAACGTCTACCTGCTGTCAGACTCCCACAACCCCCACGCCATCTACTcctcaaag GGTATTGGAGAACCTGTCCTCTTCCTGGGCAGCTCAGTGTTCTTCGCCATCAAAGACGCTGTGGCTGCTGCTCGCTCGGAGTCTGGTCTAGTCGGCCCATTTTCCCTGGACAGTCCAGCAACACCAGAGAGAGCCTGTCTGGCCTGTGCCTCCAGGTTCACTCAGAAG aTTCCAGACAGTAAACCAGGATCTTTCAAACCACGGGCCTTAAACatctaa